A single genomic interval of Bacteroidales bacterium harbors:
- a CDS encoding PhoH family protein, whose translation MAKKLENNKKIFVLDTSVILYNHNAIYSFDDNDIAIPISVLEELDTFKKGNDTKNYEAREFIRILDRMSNNKPLNDWIKIDKAKGKFTVVMDETSTPDAVRLYHSDRVDHRIINVAIKLSQKYKDRKVILVSKDINLRLKAKALNIIAEDFETGKVKDLEGLYTGKTLVEGLSKDLIDSIYQNGFCKCSDVKKIKPIPNHYYILKNTNTSVLAYYNPYTENLEKLEKKSHMRITPRNAEQVFAFHAITMPEIKLVTLQGVAGTGKTLLALAGALEQKRLYKQIYLARPIVPLSNKDIGFLPGDIKSKLNPYMEPLYDNLKFIKSQFAGKDATTIDEMLEKEKLVITPLAYIRGRSLSNICFIVDEAQNLTPHEVKTIITRAGEGTKIIFTGDIHQIDTPYLDAQSNGLSYLIDKVKHHELYAHIKLEKGERSELANLANDLL comes from the coding sequence ATGGCTAAAAAACTTGAAAACAACAAGAAAATTTTTGTACTTGACACATCTGTAATATTGTATAATCATAATGCAATATATAGTTTTGATGATAATGATATTGCAATACCAATTTCGGTATTGGAAGAATTAGACACATTTAAGAAAGGAAATGACACAAAAAATTATGAGGCTCGTGAATTTATTAGAATATTAGACCGAATGTCGAATAACAAGCCTTTAAATGATTGGATTAAAATTGATAAGGCAAAAGGAAAATTTACTGTTGTAATGGATGAAACTAGCACGCCTGATGCAGTAAGATTGTATCATAGTGACAGAGTTGACCATAGAATTATAAATGTGGCGATAAAGCTGTCGCAAAAATATAAAGACCGTAAAGTTATTTTGGTTTCAAAAGATATAAATTTAAGGTTGAAAGCAAAAGCTTTGAATATTATTGCAGAAGATTTTGAAACAGGAAAAGTAAAAGATTTAGAAGGCTTATATACGGGTAAAACTTTAGTTGAAGGTTTAAGCAAAGACTTAATAGATTCTATTTATCAAAATGGTTTTTGTAAATGCTCTGACGTGAAAAAAATTAAACCAATACCAAATCATTATTATATATTAAAAAACACAAATACTTCAGTTTTGGCATATTATAATCCATATACAGAAAATTTGGAAAAACTTGAAAAGAAGTCGCATATGCGAATTACGCCAAGAAATGCAGAGCAGGTTTTTGCTTTTCATGCAATAACAATGCCTGAAATAAAATTGGTAACTCTTCAAGGTGTGGCTGGAACTGGAAAAACGCTACTTGCTTTGGCTGGAGCTTTAGAGCAAAAGCGATTGTATAAACAAATTTATCTTGCAAGACCCATTGTGCCTCTAAGTAATAAGGATATTGGCTTTTTGCCCGGTGATATTAAAAGTAAATTAAATCCATATATGGAGCCGCTTTATGATAATTTAAAATTTATCAAAAGTCAATTTGCAGGTAAAGATGCTACTACGATTGATGAAATGCTGGAAAAAGAAAAACTCGTAATAACTCCGCTTGCTTATATTAGAGGCAGAAGTCTTAGCAATATTTGCTTTATTGTTGACGAAGCCCAAAACCTTACTCCTCACGAAGTGAAAACTATTATTACTCGTGCTGGTGAGGGAACGAAGATAATTTTTACCGGCGATATTCATCAAATAGACACGCCTTATTTAGATGCTCAAAGTAATGGTTTAAGCTATCTTATTGATAAAGTTAAGCACCATGAATTATATGCTCATATAAAACTTGAAAAAGGCGAAAGAAGCGAATTGGCAAATCTTGCTAATGATTTGCTGTAA
- the miaB gene encoding tRNA (N6-isopentenyl adenosine(37)-C2)-methylthiotransferase MiaB, with the protein MAKKKLFIETYGCQMNVADSEVVASILSDEGYEICNNSSDADLILVNTCSIRDNAEKKVLSRGKELLAQKKKNPNLIVGIIGCMAKRISDELFEKLKGIDLLAGPDSYRKLPELLKKAETNTRALDVLLSTVETYEDIDPIHYQTGDITAFVSIMRGCNNFCSYCVVPYTRGRERSRPVSSILREVELLKNDKFKEITLLGQNVNSYNFKNEKTLYSFAKLLEEIAINYPEMRIRFATSHPKDLSEELVKTMAIFKNICKSIHLPVQSGSDDVLKRMNRKYTAAEYLNKIELLKKYMPDITISTDVIAGFCGETDKDHNDTLDLMRKAEFYYAFMFKYSVRSGTAASKLKDDVSDAVKSKRLEEIIALQQNLSLASYKNDIGKIFEVLIEGTSKRSKRQMFGRTEQNKVVVFDAENNVPGSYINVEITDCTAATLIGKILK; encoded by the coding sequence ATGGCAAAAAAGAAATTATTTATAGAAACTTATGGTTGCCAGATGAATGTTGCTGATAGTGAGGTTGTGGCTTCGATATTAAGCGATGAAGGATATGAAATTTGCAACAATAGTTCCGATGCTGACTTAATTTTAGTTAATACTTGTAGTATAAGAGATAATGCTGAAAAAAAAGTTTTATCTCGTGGAAAAGAACTGCTTGCGCAAAAGAAAAAAAATCCGAATTTGATTGTTGGCATTATTGGCTGTATGGCTAAAAGAATTAGTGATGAGTTGTTTGAAAAACTTAAAGGAATAGATTTGCTAGCAGGTCCTGACAGCTATAGAAAGTTGCCTGAATTATTAAAAAAAGCTGAAACCAACACAAGAGCATTAGATGTTTTATTAAGTACTGTTGAAACTTATGAGGATATAGACCCAATTCATTATCAAACGGGCGATATTACTGCGTTTGTGTCTATTATGCGTGGGTGTAATAATTTTTGCAGCTATTGTGTTGTGCCGTACACAAGGGGACGAGAGCGAAGCCGCCCTGTAAGCTCAATTTTAAGAGAAGTTGAATTATTGAAAAATGATAAATTTAAGGAAATAACACTTTTAGGGCAAAATGTAAATTCATATAACTTTAAAAACGAAAAAACTCTTTATTCTTTTGCTAAACTTCTTGAAGAAATAGCAATTAATTATCCGGAAATGCGAATACGCTTTGCTACTAGCCATCCTAAAGATTTATCAGAAGAGTTGGTTAAAACTATGGCAATTTTTAAAAATATATGCAAGTCCATTCATTTGCCTGTGCAGTCAGGCTCTGATGATGTGCTTAAACGCATGAATAGAAAATACACCGCTGCGGAATATTTGAATAAAATAGAATTGCTAAAAAAATATATGCCGGATATTACCATTAGCACAGATGTAATTGCTGGCTTTTGCGGCGAAACAGATAAAGACCATAATGATACTTTAGACTTGATGAGAAAAGCAGAGTTTTATTATGCTTTTATGTTTAAATATAGTGTGCGAAGTGGCACTGCTGCTTCAAAATTAAAAGATGATGTATCAGATGCAGTGAAATCAAAACGCTTAGAAGAAATTATAGCATTGCAACAAAATCTTTCTTTGGCAAGCTATAAAAATGATATAGGAAAAATTTTTGAAGTGTTGATTGAGGGTACATCTAAACGGTCAAAAAGGCAAATGTTTGGCAGAACTGAACAAAATAAAGTTGTTGTTTTTGATGCGGAAAACAATGTGCCGGGCTCATATATAAATGTTGAGATAACAGATTGCACAGCAGCGACTTTAATTGGGAAAATTTTGAAATAA